Proteins co-encoded in one Candidatus Nomurabacteria bacterium genomic window:
- the rplC gene encoding 50S ribosomal protein L3, whose amino-acid sequence MKFIVGEKTGMTQVFDAEGVCRAATVLKVSPAVIAQVKTVEKDGYAAVQLASGEQKEHRTNKAMKGHFGASVAIAREFRPRTGEETVIDGIEKGAAIDVTMFTPGDDISVSAISKGKGFQGVVKRHGFAGGRRSHGQKHSEREPGSIGATGKNRVLKGTRMAGRMGSDTVTVKGLKVLQVNAAENILVVSGAVPGRKGTLVEVYGA is encoded by the coding sequence ATGAAATTCATTGTTGGAGAAAAGACCGGAATGACACAGGTCTTCGATGCCGAAGGGGTGTGTCGTGCGGCAACTGTTCTAAAGGTTTCACCAGCTGTGATTGCGCAGGTGAAGACTGTAGAAAAGGATGGGTATGCAGCAGTTCAGCTTGCTTCAGGTGAGCAGAAGGAGCATCGTACCAATAAGGCTATGAAGGGACACTTCGGTGCTTCAGTAGCGATCGCTCGAGAGTTTCGTCCTCGTACTGGGGAAGAGACTGTAATCGATGGTATCGAAAAGGGTGCTGCGATTGATGTGACTATGTTCACTCCAGGTGATGACATCTCTGTATCTGCTATCTCAAAAGGTAAGGGATTCCAGGGTGTAGTGAAGCGCCACGGCTTTGCCGGTGGTCGTCGTTCACATGGTCAAAAGCACTCAGAACGTGAACCAGGATCTATCGGTGCAACCGGTAAGAACCGCGTTCTAAAGGGAACACGTATGGCTGGCCGTATGGGTAGCGATACAGTAACCGTGAAGGGTCTTAAGGTCCTTCAGGTAAACGCAGCCGAAAACATCCTCGTGGTGTCAGGAGCTGTGCCAGGTCGAAAGGGAACATTAGTAGAGGTCTACGGCGCCTAA
- the rplD gene encoding 50S ribosomal protein L4, with protein MDAKVFSKDGKETGKVTLPEAVFGATWNPDLVHEVVIGMQANAREGNAHTKDRSEVRGGGKKPWKQKGTGRARHGSRRSPIWTGGGVTFGPRSEKDYSVKINKKVRAKALASVLSKKLADAEVIFVDSLAMEAPKTKDAKSVFAAIANGSGNEAMARKRKNAAVVLLAERNLATEKSFRNFGNIEVVQTKDVNPVDLLTYKYVVVADANSSVEILEKRVATTPKSK; from the coding sequence ATGGATGCAAAAGTATTTTCTAAAGACGGAAAAGAAACTGGCAAGGTAACCCTTCCAGAAGCAGTGTTCGGAGCTACCTGGAACCCAGATCTCGTACACGAAGTAGTTATCGGTATGCAGGCAAATGCCCGCGAAGGTAACGCTCACACCAAGGACCGCAGTGAAGTACGCGGTGGTGGTAAGAAGCCATGGAAGCAGAAGGGTACTGGTCGTGCACGTCACGGTTCACGTCGTTCTCCAATCTGGACAGGCGGAGGTGTCACCTTTGGTCCACGAAGTGAGAAGGATTACAGCGTAAAAATCAATAAAAAGGTGCGTGCTAAGGCACTGGCAAGCGTTCTTTCAAAGAAGCTCGCAGATGCTGAAGTAATCTTCGTTGATTCACTCGCAATGGAAGCTCCAAAAACTAAGGATGCGAAGTCTGTATTTGCAGCGATTGCTAACGGTTCAGGAAATGAAGCGATGGCGCGCAAGCGAAAGAATGCAGCAGTAGTACTCCTTGCAGAACGCAATCTTGCGACTGAAAAGAGTTTCCGCAACTTCGGTAATATCGAAGTAGTTCAAACTAAGGATGTTAACCCAGTTGATCTCCTTACTTACAAGTATGTAGTTGTAGCCGATGCAAATAGCTCAGTCGAGATTCTCGAAAAGCGTGTCGCTACCACTCCTAAGTCAAAGTAG
- a CDS encoding 50S ribosomal protein L23 → MALFGKKKETKDESVVENKPAVVAPKALATDYNLDAIIIAPRLTEKSVHMGEQNVYTFNVKRDATKFQVRDAIKALYNVTPVKVNIVNKKPASRLQGSRNRMKHVAGLKKAYVYLKKGDTINLV, encoded by the coding sequence ATGGCTCTCTTTGGAAAGAAGAAAGAAACCAAGGACGAGAGCGTGGTTGAGAATAAGCCAGCCGTAGTTGCTCCAAAAGCGCTCGCGACTGACTACAACCTCGACGCGATCATCATTGCCCCTCGCCTGACTGAGAAGTCAGTGCACATGGGAGAACAGAATGTGTACACCTTCAATGTGAAGCGTGATGCAACTAAGTTCCAGGTGCGTGATGCAATCAAAGCGCTCTACAACGTGACGCCGGTGAAGGTAAACATCGTCAACAAAAAGCCGGCATCGCGTCTTCAGGGAAGCCGCAACCGCATGAAGCACGTAGCAGGTCTCAAGAAGGCGTACGTGTATCTCAAGAAGGGTGACACTATTAACCTAGTGTAA
- the rplB gene encoding 50S ribosomal protein L2 produces the protein MKKYKPTSAGRRDGSVIEYKLKLSTTKSNPLKSLTKGKKSTGGRNSAGRITNHYRGGGNKRTYREIDFKFNKKNIPAKVETIEYDPFRSGFIALVCYADGERRYILAPQDLEVGSEIIVSETAKVKTGNRLPLAAIPVGTFVYNVEINPGAGAKLGRSAGNAIEVVAQDSKHTTLKMPSSEIRKVLNSAWASVGSVSNEEYRLVSIGKAGRARHMGLRPKNRGSARNAVDHPHGGGEGRAPRGHRRARTKQGRPTGKGQKTRSPKKYSNKLIVSRRKPGKLMRSGK, from the coding sequence ATGAAGAAATATAAACCAACCTCAGCCGGACGCCGCGATGGTTCCGTGATTGAGTATAAATTGAAGCTCTCAACGACCAAGAGCAATCCACTAAAGTCTCTTACCAAGGGTAAGAAAAGTACGGGTGGACGTAACAGCGCTGGTCGTATCACCAATCACTACCGTGGTGGTGGAAACAAGCGCACGTATCGTGAAATTGACTTCAAGTTCAATAAGAAGAATATTCCAGCCAAGGTAGAAACAATCGAGTACGATCCATTCCGTTCAGGATTTATCGCACTTGTGTGTTACGCAGACGGTGAACGCCGGTACATCCTTGCGCCGCAGGATCTCGAAGTTGGTTCTGAAATTATCGTTTCAGAAACCGCTAAGGTAAAGACAGGAAACCGTCTCCCGCTTGCAGCTATCCCTGTTGGTACCTTCGTGTATAACGTAGAAATCAACCCAGGAGCAGGCGCAAAGCTCGGCCGCTCAGCTGGTAACGCTATCGAAGTGGTAGCGCAGGACAGCAAGCACACCACGCTTAAGATGCCATCATCTGAAATCCGCAAAGTACTAAACTCTGCCTGGGCATCAGTTGGTTCAGTATCAAACGAAGAGTACCGTTTGGTATCGATTGGTAAGGCCGGTCGCGCGCGACACATGGGGCTTCGTCCGAAGAACCGTGGTAGCGCTCGTAACGCGGTGGACCACCCACATGGAGGTGGTGAAGGACGCGCTCCGCGAGGACATCGTCGCGCACGAACCAAGCAGGGTCGTCCTACTGGAAAGGGTCAGAAGACTCGTTCACCAAAGAAGTACTCAAACAAGCTTATCGTATCTCGCCGCAAGCCTGGAAAGCTCATGCGGAGCGGGAAGTAA
- a CDS encoding peptidoglycan-binding protein, which yields MNVSLKIQQFSLGAIAIALALIAVPFGASAQTGQCSFGQTLDMGVIDESVRCLQEYLNERGFTVAEEGPGSKGNETNKYGLLTEAAVKKWQEAKGVSPASGVFGPKSQAAYLIDLVAVLKEQKAEQLAVATVVTPTSVTPPAPQVAGVSTYAKSQTQKDSEKGISDAMSMIIDAFEELDDLREDDPDEATDIDADVRDAIETLFDALQQYFDEDYASAEESALDALADATDSFEDAGGESDASKAEDTLDDVEDLYDDVLDLFEEAEDDGADTGDAEDLLDDARDLLDDAQDAFDNRVYRQAISDALDAEELLEDAEDEIDLISDKDAESYVEDVWDDLAEAEDEIDEAEDDGEDVDDAWGYFDDAERKLKKADIAIDDEDYADAVEYAKDAKDLIEEALDAIGGVDDEADAEEAIDDAWDEYKDARDEIRDAEDDDDVDDAWDYLDEAKDLLNDAEDAFDDEDYDEVMDLVDEALDAIEDALDEL from the coding sequence ATGAATGTGTCTTTAAAAATTCAACAGTTTAGTCTTGGGGCAATCGCCATAGCACTTGCACTTATCGCTGTGCCGTTTGGTGCGTCGGCACAAACTGGCCAGTGTTCATTTGGACAAACGCTCGACATGGGAGTGATTGATGAGAGCGTGCGTTGTCTTCAGGAGTACCTCAATGAGCGTGGATTTACTGTTGCGGAAGAGGGTCCTGGCTCCAAAGGAAACGAAACCAATAAATACGGTTTGTTGACTGAAGCAGCCGTAAAGAAGTGGCAGGAAGCCAAAGGGGTTAGTCCAGCGAGCGGGGTCTTTGGTCCAAAGTCTCAGGCTGCGTATCTCATTGACTTGGTTGCAGTGCTTAAGGAGCAGAAAGCCGAGCAGCTGGCAGTGGCGACCGTAGTTACTCCAACTTCAGTCACCCCTCCAGCTCCGCAAGTCGCAGGGGTATCAACATACGCTAAGAGTCAGACTCAAAAAGATTCTGAGAAAGGAATCAGTGATGCGATGAGCATGATTATCGATGCGTTTGAAGAGCTTGACGATTTGCGTGAGGACGACCCTGACGAAGCGACTGATATAGATGCTGATGTGCGAGATGCGATTGAAACACTTTTTGATGCTTTACAACAGTATTTTGATGAGGATTATGCAAGCGCGGAGGAATCCGCACTTGATGCGCTCGCTGATGCAACAGACTCTTTTGAAGATGCTGGTGGGGAATCTGATGCGAGTAAGGCAGAAGATACGCTTGATGATGTAGAAGATTTGTACGACGACGTCCTAGATCTTTTTGAAGAAGCGGAAGATGATGGTGCCGATACGGGTGACGCTGAAGACTTGCTCGATGATGCGCGAGACTTGCTCGATGATGCGCAAGATGCCTTTGATAATCGTGTGTATCGTCAGGCAATCAGTGATGCCCTTGATGCGGAGGAGCTGCTAGAAGATGCAGAGGACGAGATTGATCTCATATCAGATAAAGATGCTGAGAGTTATGTTGAAGACGTGTGGGATGACCTCGCTGAAGCAGAAGATGAAATTGATGAAGCAGAGGATGACGGAGAAGATGTTGACGATGCATGGGGCTACTTTGATGATGCAGAGCGAAAACTAAAGAAGGCTGATATTGCGATTGACGACGAGGATTACGCTGACGCTGTTGAGTATGCTAAGGACGCTAAAGATTTGATTGAAGAGGCACTTGATGCGATTGGCGGAGTAGATGACGAAGCAGACGCAGAAGAGGCAATTGATGACGCCTGGGATGAATACAAGGATGCGCGTGACGAAATCCGCGACGCTGAAGATGATGATGACGTCGATGACGCCTGGGATTATCTGGATGAAGCTAAGGATCTGCTTAATGACGCTGAAGATGCGTTTGACGACGAAGATTACGATGAAGTAATGGACTTGGTTGATGAGGCGCTTGATGCAATTGAAGATGCGCTCGATGAGCTGTAA
- the rpsS gene encoding 30S ribosomal protein S19, protein MSRSLYKGPNVDERLLKKIAGKKPTEAGVIKTWARGSVISPEMVGFTFGVHNGRDHIEVLVAEEMVGHKFGEFSPTKKFWRHGGKMQKELDQKKKEAEIAAAKAAKANG, encoded by the coding sequence ATGTCTAGATCATTGTATAAAGGGCCAAACGTAGACGAACGACTTCTCAAGAAGATCGCTGGGAAAAAGCCAACTGAAGCCGGTGTCATCAAGACCTGGGCTCGTGGTTCAGTAATCTCGCCTGAGATGGTTGGGTTTACCTTTGGTGTACACAACGGGCGCGACCACATCGAGGTCCTCGTTGCAGAAGAAATGGTGGGCCACAAGTTTGGTGAATTCTCACCAACGAAGAAGTTCTGGCGCCACGGAGGTAAGATGCAGAAGGAACTTGATCAGAAGAAGAAGGAGGCTGAAATTGCAGCTGCTAAGGCTGCTAAGGCTAACGGTTAA
- the rplV gene encoding 50S ribosomal protein L22, producing MKAILKNYRQSPRKVRLIADLVRGKKAADALTALNFVDKRAAGPFAKVIASAIANAKQAGAKEENLFIKSVQVNKAPTMKRFMPRARGSASRINKRNSHISVELGEKK from the coding sequence ATGAAAGCAATTCTCAAAAACTATCGTCAGTCACCACGTAAGGTTCGTCTTATTGCCGACCTCGTGCGCGGCAAGAAGGCCGCTGATGCCCTCACAGCCCTCAACTTCGTAGACAAGCGCGCAGCTGGTCCATTTGCAAAGGTAATTGCGTCAGCAATTGCGAACGCAAAGCAGGCTGGTGCAAAGGAAGAAAATCTTTTCATCAAGTCAGTGCAGGTAAACAAAGCACCGACCATGAAGCGCTTTATGCCACGAGCTCGTGGTTCTGCATCACGTATTAACAAGCGTAACAGTCACATCTCAGTCGAACTCGGCGAGAAGAAATAA
- the rpsC gene encoding 30S ribosomal protein S3: MTHVAHPYVQRIGVNRDWKSRWFTTSPEKFREYLRVDAALRKMLKKRLKGMSVDSVEIERSEKDIRIIIKTARPGLIIGRSGDGINQLRKEIDLFLRKQKMTDKPELKIDVEEVRSPESSARIVGQMISEGLEKRLTFRRVMKQTIEKVMANRDVKGVRIILSGRLGGADMARKEELKKGNIPLQTLRADIDFARVEANLPYGVIGIKVWIYRGDVFTDRKAGKQETEARPNRTR; the protein is encoded by the coding sequence ATGACACACGTAGCACATCCATACGTTCAGCGCATCGGTGTAAACCGCGACTGGAAGAGCCGATGGTTCACCACTAGTCCGGAAAAATTCCGAGAGTACCTCCGTGTTGACGCAGCGCTCCGCAAGATGCTCAAGAAGCGTCTCAAGGGCATGTCAGTCGACAGCGTTGAGATTGAACGTAGCGAAAAGGATATTCGCATTATTATCAAAACTGCTCGACCAGGTCTTATCATCGGTCGCAGTGGTGATGGTATCAATCAGCTTCGAAAGGAAATCGATCTCTTCTTGCGCAAGCAGAAGATGACCGACAAGCCTGAACTTAAGATTGATGTTGAAGAAGTTCGTTCACCAGAGTCATCGGCTCGCATTGTGGGTCAGATGATTTCAGAAGGACTTGAAAAGCGTCTTACGTTTCGTCGTGTGATGAAGCAGACGATTGAAAAAGTAATGGCTAACCGCGATGTAAAGGGTGTTCGTATCATCCTTTCTGGTCGACTCGGCGGTGCAGATATGGCACGCAAGGAAGAGCTCAAGAAGGGGAATATTCCACTTCAGACCCTCCGCGCAGACATTGATTTCGCTCGTGTAGAAGCAAACCTTCCATACGGTGTAATCGGTATCAAGGTATGGATTTACCGCGGCGATGTTTTCACAGACCGAAAGGCTGGAAAGCAGGAGACAGAAGCGCGCCCTAATCGAACTCGATAA
- the rplP gene encoding 50S ribosomal protein L16 — protein MLFPKKVKHRKWQTNRISEERRNRPDTRGITVSHGDYGLQATSASRVKSNQIEAARRVISRTVGKTGRVWIRIFPDRPITKKAAEVPMGKGKGDPDHFVFEVKPGRILFEVTGATEDVAREAFRKACAKLPLQGKLVRREDTKV, from the coding sequence ATGTTATTTCCAAAGAAAGTAAAACACCGAAAGTGGCAGACTAATCGCATCAGCGAAGAGCGCCGTAACCGACCTGACACTCGTGGTATCACGGTGTCTCATGGTGACTATGGTCTGCAGGCGACTTCAGCATCACGCGTGAAATCAAATCAGATTGAAGCGGCTCGTCGTGTGATTAGTCGAACTGTCGGTAAGACGGGGCGCGTTTGGATTCGTATTTTCCCAGATCGACCAATTACCAAGAAGGCTGCAGAAGTGCCGATGGGTAAAGGTAAAGGAGATCCGGACCACTTCGTATTTGAAGTAAAGCCAGGTCGTATCCTCTTTGAGGTGACTGGTGCTACTGAAGACGTGGCTCGCGAGGCCTTTCGTAAGGCTTGCGCTAAGCTCCCATTACAAGGAAAACTCGTGCGTCGTGAAGATACAAAGGTGTAG
- the rpmC gene encoding 50S ribosomal protein L29, producing the protein MTKMEDIRKKSDAELTDMVTKARQAIREERFKDQFSRKAGVIRGAKTEIARTLTELSARRRNPQTK; encoded by the coding sequence ATGACAAAAATGGAAGATATTCGCAAGAAGTCAGATGCTGAACTTACCGACATGGTAACGAAGGCTCGTCAGGCTATTCGCGAAGAGCGATTCAAGGATCAGTTTAGCCGCAAGGCTGGTGTGATCCGCGGTGCAAAAACCGAAATTGCTCGCACGCTCACTGAGCTCTCAGCTCGCCGCCGTAACCCACAAACGAAATAG
- the rpsQ gene encoding 30S ribosomal protein S17, protein MSTEQTSNGRVLRGTVVASKMTDTCTVAVERYVKHPKYKKFMRRTKKYLVHDAGNTAKVGDKVEIIETRPISKRKTFKLVTSK, encoded by the coding sequence ATGAGTACCGAACAAACCAGTAACGGTCGCGTGCTCCGTGGTACAGTGGTCGCATCTAAGATGACCGACACCTGCACCGTTGCGGTAGAGCGATACGTGAAGCATCCAAAATACAAGAAGTTCATGCGCCGCACCAAGAAGTACTTGGTACACGACGCAGGGAACACCGCCAAGGTAGGCGACAAGGTCGAAATTATCGAAACCCGCCCGATCTCAAAGCGTAAAACCTTTAAGCTCGTAACCAGCAAGTAG
- the rplN gene encoding 50S ribosomal protein L14, producing MIQPQTIVKITDNSGGKIGRVFKVLGGSKKRYAELGEMVVLAVQTAEPRKPVKKKDVVYGVVVRQRKPFRRKDGSYVSFDDNAVVLVDKEKKEPKANRVFGPIPRELGDAGYQKIVSLAPEVV from the coding sequence ATGATTCAGCCACAGACAATCGTAAAAATCACCGACAACTCAGGTGGTAAGATCGGCCGAGTCTTCAAGGTACTTGGTGGATCTAAGAAGCGATATGCTGAGCTTGGAGAAATGGTAGTGCTCGCAGTACAAACTGCAGAGCCACGCAAGCCAGTAAAGAAGAAGGACGTTGTATACGGAGTGGTGGTGCGTCAGCGCAAGCCATTCCGCCGTAAGGACGGTTCATACGTGAGCTTTGACGACAACGCTGTAGTGCTTGTCGACAAGGAAAAGAAGGAACCAAAAGCCAACCGCGTTTTTGGTCCAATCCCACGTGAACTCGGTGATGCAGGTTATCAGAAAATCGTCTCACTTGCCCCAGAGGTAGTGTAG
- the rplX gene encoding 50S ribosomal protein L24, translated as MKIRKGDTVKVIAGKDKGKTGTVLTTLRDTEQVVIEGVNVVKRHQKNRRTRSQGQIIEKSMPMHVSNVSLLEGEKAVRAGYTVEGEGDKRKKVRVARPSGKKI; from the coding sequence ATGAAAATTCGAAAAGGAGATACCGTAAAGGTGATTGCCGGGAAGGACAAGGGGAAGACTGGTACCGTACTTACAACGCTTCGTGATACCGAACAGGTAGTAATTGAAGGAGTAAACGTAGTAAAGCGTCACCAGAAGAACCGTCGCACCCGTTCACAAGGTCAGATTATTGAAAAGAGCATGCCAATGCACGTATCAAACGTGTCACTCCTTGAAGGAGAAAAGGCAGTGCGTGCCGGCTACACCGTAGAAGGTGAAGGCGACAAGCGCAAGAAGGTTCGTGTTGCACGTCCTTCAGGAAAGAAAATCTAA
- the rplE gene encoding 50S ribosomal protein L5: METVQTQLKNVFDALKGEFGYQNVHEAPTIEKIVVSVGTGRIDDKAKIRLIQDRLAEITGQKAAPRAARQSIASFKLREGEIIGYQVTLRGKRMNDFLNKLIHIALPQTRDFRGLKTSSIDEMGNYTLGIKEHTIFPETADEDIRDVFGMSITLVTTAKDKKEAEALLRHVGMPLKKEEEAK; the protein is encoded by the coding sequence ATGGAAACAGTACAGACTCAACTAAAGAATGTATTCGATGCACTCAAGGGTGAATTCGGATACCAGAACGTACATGAAGCACCAACTATCGAAAAGATTGTGGTGTCAGTCGGTACGGGACGGATTGATGACAAGGCTAAGATTCGTCTTATCCAGGATCGTCTCGCAGAAATCACTGGACAGAAGGCAGCGCCACGCGCAGCTCGTCAGTCAATCGCTTCATTTAAGTTGCGTGAAGGTGAAATTATTGGATACCAGGTAACGCTTCGTGGTAAGCGTATGAATGACTTCCTCAATAAGCTTATTCACATCGCATTGCCACAGACTCGCGACTTCCGCGGTCTTAAGACTTCATCTATCGATGAAATGGGGAACTACACGCTTGGTATCAAGGAGCACACTATCTTCCCAGAAACTGCTGATGAAGATATTCGTGATGTCTTCGGTATGTCAATCACACTTGTGACGACTGCTAAGGACAAGAAGGAAGCAGAGGCACTCTTGCGTCACGTAGGTATGCCACTGAAAAAGGAAGAGGAAGCAAAATAG
- a CDS encoding type Z 30S ribosomal protein S14, producing MARTSLIVRSERTPKFKSRVVRRCKQCGRKHGYMRDFDMCRICFREFAHEGHIPGVRKSSW from the coding sequence GTGGCACGAACATCACTTATTGTACGCTCTGAGCGTACTCCAAAGTTCAAATCGCGTGTCGTCCGACGCTGCAAGCAGTGTGGCCGAAAGCACGGATACATGCGTGACTTCGATATGTGCCGAATTTGTTTCCGCGAATTCGCACACGAAGGACATATACCAGGCGTAAGAAAATCATCATGGTAG
- the rpsH gene encoding 30S ribosomal protein S8, giving the protein MVGDTIGDLIVRLKNAGAVKKGTVSVPHSKLRKAVLDKLVQAGYIESVSEKGKQVQEKTLEVTLRYEQGAHRISGVKRVSKPGRRLYAGVADLHPVKFGKGHMILSTPAGILTNEEAKEKKVGGEQLFMIW; this is encoded by the coding sequence ATGGTAGGCGATACTATTGGCGATTTGATTGTTCGCCTTAAGAACGCTGGCGCAGTAAAGAAGGGAACGGTTTCAGTTCCGCACTCAAAGCTTCGCAAGGCAGTTCTCGATAAGCTCGTACAGGCTGGTTACATTGAATCAGTGTCTGAAAAGGGCAAGCAGGTACAAGAAAAAACTCTCGAAGTGACACTTCGCTACGAACAGGGAGCACATCGTATCAGCGGTGTGAAGCGTGTTTCAAAGCCAGGTCGACGTCTCTACGCAGGAGTTGCGGATTTGCATCCGGTTAAGTTTGGAAAGGGGCACATGATTCTCTCTACTCCAGCAGGTATCCTCACCAATGAGGAAGCGAAGGAGAAGAAGGTGGGTGGTGAGCAGCTTTTCATGATTTGGTAA
- the rplF gene encoding 50S ribosomal protein L6 — translation MSRLGKQPVTIPAGVTVTFEEGVLKVKGPKGELSREIRKDDVDIAIDGSTVTLTPGKTDAAPALWGTYAAHLRNMITGVTEGFTKVLEIEGVGYRAEVKGNELVLNMGFSHPVPLEVPAGITAEVQKNVITLAGFDKDALGQFAANVRKVKKPEPYKGKGIRYQGEFIIRKQGKKAV, via the coding sequence ATGAGTCGTCTAGGAAAGCAGCCAGTAACTATTCCTGCCGGTGTGACTGTCACATTTGAGGAAGGTGTACTGAAGGTGAAAGGTCCTAAAGGAGAACTTTCACGCGAAATCCGTAAGGATGATGTAGACATTGCTATCGATGGTTCTACTGTTACTTTGACTCCAGGTAAGACTGATGCAGCACCAGCCCTTTGGGGAACCTACGCTGCACATCTTCGCAATATGATCACTGGTGTAACCGAAGGGTTCACTAAGGTGCTCGAAATTGAAGGAGTTGGATACCGCGCCGAGGTAAAGGGGAATGAGCTCGTGCTAAACATGGGCTTCTCACACCCAGTACCACTTGAGGTGCCAGCTGGTATCACCGCTGAAGTGCAGAAGAACGTTATCACCCTTGCTGGGTTTGATAAGGATGCACTCGGTCAGTTTGCCGCTAATGTGCGCAAGGTGAAGAAGCCTGAACCATACAAGGGTAAGGGTATTCGGTACCAGGGAGAATTTATTATCCGCAAGCAGGGCAAGAAGGCCGTCTAA
- a CDS encoding 50S ribosomal protein L18 → MTNKSSQKTVARAKRHNRLRHKVSGTAVRPRLAVFKSNTAVYAQLIDDESGKTLASADSRKEKGTRLESGKAVGAAVAKKAADLKITEAVFDRGGFRYQGIVAAVADGAREGGLKF, encoded by the coding sequence ATGACAAACAAATCATCACAGAAGACGGTTGCTCGCGCTAAGCGACATAATCGTCTCCGACACAAAGTGTCAGGTACAGCTGTACGTCCACGTCTCGCTGTATTTAAGAGCAATACTGCAGTGTATGCACAACTCATCGATGATGAGTCCGGAAAGACACTTGCCTCAGCTGATTCTCGTAAAGAGAAAGGAACTCGTCTTGAGTCTGGTAAGGCTGTCGGTGCCGCAGTAGCTAAGAAAGCAGCTGATCTTAAGATTACCGAAGCAGTCTTTGACCGCGGTGGTTTCCGATACCAGGGAATCGTCGCAGCAGTGGCTGACGGCGCTCGAGAAGGAGGACTTAAGTTCTAA
- the rpsE gene encoding 30S ribosomal protein S5, with amino-acid sequence MSEEKQQEATTDVKSDAAAQAPAAAPQAATDAPAGEAGQRGPRRRRGGDRNDRRGGQGRRPRRGGRPERVRPEYDQKIISIRRVTRVMAGGRRFSFSVSMVIGDKKGKVGVGIGKAGDTQLAIEKAVRDAKKNMITIPMDKDSRIPHDVHVKVSSSEVMIMPAPGRGLVAGSSVRTVLELGGVKDVTAKIFSRSKNKLNNARAAVEALKQLKTR; translated from the coding sequence ATGAGTGAAGAAAAACAGCAGGAAGCTACAACTGACGTGAAGTCAGACGCTGCAGCGCAAGCTCCAGCAGCAGCCCCACAGGCTGCAACCGATGCACCAGCTGGCGAAGCAGGACAGCGTGGTCCTCGTCGCCGTCGTGGTGGAGATCGAAATGATCGCCGTGGTGGCCAGGGTCGTCGCCCACGTCGTGGTGGTCGTCCAGAACGTGTTCGTCCAGAATACGATCAGAAAATCATCAGCATTCGTCGCGTTACTCGTGTGATGGCCGGCGGTCGTCGTTTCTCATTCTCTGTATCAATGGTAATTGGAGATAAGAAGGGTAAGGTTGGTGTTGGTATCGGCAAGGCCGGTGACACCCAGCTCGCGATTGAAAAGGCAGTGCGTGACGCAAAGAAGAACATGATTACCATTCCAATGGATAAAGATAGTCGCATTCCACACGATGTACATGTAAAGGTGTCATCTAGTGAAGTGATGATTATGCCGGCTCCAGGTCGCGGACTCGTGGCTGGTTCATCAGTACGTACCGTGCTTGAACTTGGTGGTGTAAAGGATGTTACTGCGAAGATTTTCTCACGCAGCAAGAACAAACTTAACAATGCTCGCGCTGCAGTCGAAGCGCTTAAGCAGCTTAAAACTCGCTAG
- the rplO gene encoding 50S ribosomal protein L15 has product MQLHELKPLAPKKTAKRIGRGGKRGKTSGKGHKGQKARAGNSTRPEMRDIIKKLPKLRGHGVNRARTVNAEKELPVVVNVAALETAFEAGATVTPKALVAAGVLSATAKRAPKVKILGNGELKKKLVVEDCQVSQSAKAKIEAAGGSVK; this is encoded by the coding sequence ATGCAGCTTCATGAACTAAAGCCGCTTGCACCAAAGAAGACCGCTAAGCGTATCGGACGTGGTGGTAAGCGAGGTAAGACCTCTGGAAAGGGGCATAAGGGTCAGAAGGCTCGTGCTGGTAACAGTACTCGTCCAGAAATGCGCGACATCATCAAGAAGCTTCCTAAGCTTCGTGGACATGGTGTAAACCGTGCGCGTACGGTCAATGCTGAAAAGGAACTGCCAGTGGTGGTAAACGTAGCAGCGCTTGAAACAGCTTTCGAAGCAGGAGCAACAGTAACGCCAAAGGCACTCGTTGCTGCTGGAGTACTCTCAGCTACTGCTAAGCGCGCACCGAAGGTGAAGATTCTTGGAAACGGAGAGCTTAAGAAGAAACTAGTCGTCGAAGATTGTCAGGTCTCGCAGTCAGCAAAAGCAAAGATTGAGGCAGCTGGCGGAAGCGTGAAATAA